The nucleotide sequence AATCGCGAGTCCGGCCTGAAGTACAACGCGGATGGTTCGTTGACTCTGTACTTTGGCGCGGAGAAGCCCAAAGACGCACCTGACCCGAACTGGCTGCCGACGCCAAAGGGTAAGGACTACCGGCTCACGTTCCGGTTCTATGGACCCATCGGCGGGGTCAAGGACGGCAGCTACTTCCCGCCGCCGCTGATCCGCAGCGACACGTGACGCAACAACGCCCCGTGCACACGTCCGTCGCCGGGGTTTTACAGCGGTCCTGTCAGCGTGGCCTCAACGCCATAGCACAGGACCCCGCATGACTCTCCACGCGACACCTCTTGAGTTTCCCTGGCAGTCCACCGGCCAGGTGCCAGCGCCCCAGCCGGAACCTGTCGCGCCGGAGCCGCCCGTAGAAGCGCCGCCGCCGAATGAACCTCCCGTGCAGGAGCCGCCGACCGAGGCTCCCCCGGAAGGGGATCCTTCGCCGGATCGGCCGCCGCTGGAAGCGCCCGAGCCGCCCAAGCCGCTATAGGTTGTTCGCTCTTCTGCGCCGCACTCGTTGCGGCGTTTTTGTTTCAGGTTGAACCGGTGCGTGATGACGACGTCTCCATGTAAATACACATCAATAACCTGGTCTTTTCGCAGCAAAGACATCACTTAACGCTGCGATTCGAGGTCACGCCGACTTCATTCCCGATGCGGAAAAGTGGATTCACCCCGACACGGGTCATCCAGAATTTTTCACCAGGAGTAGAAATCAGTGAGCACCGAATCCAAGACCGCGCACACCCTCAATGACCTGATCGAAATCGCTCGTGACGGCAAGGACTTCTACACCGAAGCCGCCGGGAAAGTGAAAGACACCGAGCTGTCCTCGCTGTTCACCCGCATCGCCGGGGTCAAGGCCGACATCGTCAACTCGCTGAGCAGCACCGTGCTGGCCACCGGCGGCAAGCCGGCCGAGCACGGCACCATGGTCGGCTCCATGCAGCAGTTCTACGGCAAGGTCCGCGCCACCCTGGGTGACACCCAGTACGGTTACGTCGCCGAACTGGAAGAATCCGAAGACCGCCTGCTGAAGGCGTTCAAGGACACCCTTACCGACAACGACACCCCGCCGGCCGCGCGCCAGGAAGTCACCCGCCTGCTGCCGCTGGTGCAGGAAACGCATGAAGTCATGCGCGCCCGCAAGCATGCCATGAAGCATTGATCGAGAGGCGGGCGGCCCCACGCCGCCCCGCCTGTCGGGCGCCCCGGTTCAGCCGGGGCGTCTGCGTTTCCGGCCCGCTCCGCCTTCCAGACCCCGGCGTACGGCACCTGCGGATATGGTGCATACTCGATTTTCGATATCGCTGGGAATGCACATGGAACACATGCGTTGGCTCACGCTTCGTCTTGGCAACAACCAGTCCATCGGACCGCAGGTGCTGTTGAATCTCTGGTCCAACGCGTGCGAGACGAACCAGTCGTCTGTCACCCGAGACAAACCGGTGGGCCGCTCCACCGCGTATGCGCTGCATGCGCCCACCTCGCTGGCGTATCCCAAGCGCGCAGAGCTGCGCATGCGCAAGCTGCTCGAAGAGGCCGGCTACACCTTCACCATGGGTTCTCTGGCCGATCGCCCGGCGCCGCAGCCGGTGCGTTTCCGCTGAGGGTGCTCAGCCTGCCAGCGGAAGGACGCGGCGCATGATCCGGACCGGCACGCCGGTGCGATGGGTCTGTCGCTCCAGCGGTTCCCAACCGAGCCGTTTGTACAGTCCGCCATCATCGTGCTCGGTCTGCAGGAACACTTCGCGCACGCCGTAGCCGCGCGCTTTCTGCATCAGCGTTTCGATCATCGCGCTGGCCAGGTCATGGCCGCGGTGCTCCGGCGTGACGAACACGCCGCCCAGCCAGTGCAGCCGCTGCGGGTGCTCGGTGCGTTCGTGGAATTTCAGCTGCGCGGCGGCAATGGGGGTGTCGTCCTGCATGGCCATGAGCAGCATCGGCAGCTCGTTGTCGTGCAGGAACACCTCCAGCCGCTGCTGCTCGTCATCGAAGGTGTGCCCGGGCACGCGGGCGCCCCAGGTATCGAAGTACCAGTGCGCAACCGTGGGCATCAACTGCGGGGCCTGGCTCAGGGTCAGGAATTTCATTCAGTACTCCCTGTACAGAACGTCGGGTGTTCCGGCGCGACAGGCCCGTTATACCACCCACTCCTTGGGCCTCTACCGTGACGCGTTGCAGGTTTCTGCAACCGCGCGCAGACTGCGGAGCATGTCTTCACCTGCTTTCAACCTTCGCCAGTATGGCCGCGCCTCCAGCGTGGACCGCCACGCCTTCGCGCAGTGGGTGGTGCCGGTGCGCGGTGAACTGGCGTTCGAGCTGGAAGGGCGGGGCGCGCGGCTGGATCTGCTGCAGGGCGCGTTTGTCGCACCGATGGCCGGGCACGCACAGACCGCCTCGGATGACGACCGTTTCCTGATCGTCGACTGCCCGGCCGAAATGTTCGATGACGACACCCTGGAGTGCCTGCAGCGACAGCCGGTGTTGGCGCTTCCGGCCCGGGTGCGCAGCATGGCGCAGCGGCTGGGCACTGTGGTGGGCGAACCGGTGGACGCGACGTTCGTGCAGGCGGAGCTGCCCGGATTGCTGCAGGCGTTTTCGCTTGCAGGCAGCGCCACCCGGCTGCAGGCGGTGTGTGCGCGCATCGAGGCGAATCCGGGCCAGGCCTGGCCGGTAGAGCGCATCGCTGGCGAAGTAGGGGTGAGCGGCAGCCGCCTGCATGCCCTGTTCCGGCAGGCGTTCGGGCTCAGTCCTCAGGCCTGGTTGAGCGGCAGCCGCCTGCGCTGGGCCCGGGGGCGGCTGGCGGACAGCGATGTGCCGATCGCCGCCATCGCCCAGCACGCCGGGTATTCCGAACAGAGCGCGCTGACTCGCGCCCTGCGCCGGGAATGGGGCATGACCCCGGCCGACTACCGCCGCCGCTTTCGCCCCTCGCAGTAGCCTGGGTCAAGATCGCCAGCACGGCGGTCCCTACACTGGGGCGGACTTTCTGTTGCCGGGCGCGTGACCCCTGATGAATCGTTCGATGGGCGTGGGTATCGCCAACGGTATTGCCGCCGGTGCGTTGTGGGGCGTGGTGTTCCTGGCCCCGGCGGTGCTGAGCCATTTCAGTGCGGTGCAGCTGTCGGCCGGGCGCTACCTGGTCTACGGCCTGATCGCCGTGGTGCTGCTCGCCCCCCGCTGGCGCGAGCTGCGCCAGCGCATCGGCATGGCCGAATGGCGCGGGCTGCTGTGGCTGAGCCTGGCCGGCAACCTGGTGTATTTCGTGCTGCTGGCCAAGGCCGTGCAGTGGGCGGGCGGGGCGGCCGCGTCGCTGATCGTGGGCCTGATCCCGGTGGTGGTGACCGTGGCCGGGGTGCGTGAGCAGGGCGCGGTACCGCTGCGCCAGCTGGCGCCGGCGCTGCTGCTGTGCCTGGTCGGGGTCGCGCTGGTCGGGTATGAGGCGATGCAGTCCGAACACGCGCAGGGCACGGCCAACCAGCGCTTGTTCGGCCTGCTGTGCGCGATCGGGGCGTTGTTCTCGTGGGCGGTCTATTCGATCGGTAACAGCCGCTGGCTGGCGCGGCGGCCGGACCTGTCCGGGCACGACTGGTCGCTGTTGACCGGGGTCACCACCGGCGCGCTGGCGTTGCTGCTGGTGCCCAGCGCGTTCTTCGTGCGCGGACCGGCACATGCACCGGTCGACTGGCTGTGGTTCTGGGTGATCAGTGCCGGCGTGGCGGTGGTGGCGTCGGTGGTGGGCAACGCCTGCTGGAACCGGGCCAGCCGCAACCTGCCGCTGACCCTGACCGGGCAGATGATCGTGTTCGAAACCCTGTTCGCGCTGCTGTACGGGTTCGCCTGGCAACAGCGCTGGCCCACGGAGATGGAAAGCCTGGCCATCGTCTGCCTGATCTCCGGCGTGCTGCTGTGTGCCCACGCGCACCGGCCGCCACGTGCGGTGGCCGAACACGCTGGCTGAGTCCGTTGCGCGGCCTGGATGGTCACATTCGCAACTTTTTGCGCGACGATACCCGCTGATCGACGCAATCGGCTTTTTGCAGTGCAGCACTTGACAAGCGGTGCGTCGGCGTAGTTTTCTTGGCCCATGGTCCTTGCCGCCGCCACCGCCGAACTGTTTGCCACTGCCTCCCACGGCAGCGGTCGCAGCGCTGCGCCGGCCACCGGTACCACCACGATTACCACCGTCACCACTCGCCTGGTGCGGCCCGTCGTCTTCGCGTAATTTCCGAACACAACGGCCCCGCACCAGACCAGGTTGCGGGGAGTCTCCTTCAGCCTGAATGACGCGGGGCCTCGACTCGAGGTCAGCATGTCCATCGTCGCCGCTTCACCCGATGCCGCTGCATCGCCCGCACCGTCCTCTCCGCTGCAGGCCGCCACCGCCACCGTTGTGCACAAGTTCGGTGGCACTTCCGTGGCCGATGCCGACCGTTACCGCCACGTGGCGCAGTTGCTGCTTGCGCGCGATGAAGCGATGCAGGTCACCGTCGTTTCTGCGATGAAGGGCGTCACCGACGCGCTGATCGCACTGGCCGGCGCGGCCGCGGACAATGCACCGCAGTGGCGCGATGACTGGCACGACCTGCGTGCACGCCATCGGGGCGCGGCGGTGGCGCTGCTCGGCGAACATGCCGGCGACACCGTGGAATGGCTGGATGCGCGCTTCGACCACCTGGCCGAAGTGCTGGGTGCGCTGGCGGTCATCGGTGAGCTGCCGGCCGAAGTGCTCGACCGTGTGCAGGGCCTGGGCGAGGTCTATTCCGCGCATCTGCTGGGCCAC is from Stenotrophomonas bentonitica and encodes:
- a CDS encoding DMT family transporter, with amino-acid sequence MNRSMGVGIANGIAAGALWGVVFLAPAVLSHFSAVQLSAGRYLVYGLIAVVLLAPRWRELRQRIGMAEWRGLLWLSLAGNLVYFVLLAKAVQWAGGAAASLIVGLIPVVVTVAGVREQGAVPLRQLAPALLLCLVGVALVGYEAMQSEHAQGTANQRLFGLLCAIGALFSWAVYSIGNSRWLARRPDLSGHDWSLLTGVTTGALALLLVPSAFFVRGPAHAPVDWLWFWVISAGVAVVASVVGNACWNRASRNLPLTLTGQMIVFETLFALLYGFAWQQRWPTEMESLAIVCLISGVLLCAHAHRPPRAVAEHAG
- a CDS encoding AraC family transcriptional regulator; amino-acid sequence: MSSPAFNLRQYGRASSVDRHAFAQWVVPVRGELAFELEGRGARLDLLQGAFVAPMAGHAQTASDDDRFLIVDCPAEMFDDDTLECLQRQPVLALPARVRSMAQRLGTVVGEPVDATFVQAELPGLLQAFSLAGSATRLQAVCARIEANPGQAWPVERIAGEVGVSGSRLHALFRQAFGLSPQAWLSGSRLRWARGRLADSDVPIAAIAQHAGYSEQSALTRALRREWGMTPADYRRRFRPSQ
- a CDS encoding GNAT family N-acetyltransferase, whose amino-acid sequence is MKFLTLSQAPQLMPTVAHWYFDTWGARVPGHTFDDEQQRLEVFLHDNELPMLLMAMQDDTPIAAAQLKFHERTEHPQRLHWLGGVFVTPEHRGHDLASAMIETLMQKARGYGVREVFLQTEHDDGGLYKRLGWEPLERQTHRTGVPVRIMRRVLPLAG
- a CDS encoding PA2169 family four-helix-bundle protein, whose amino-acid sequence is MSTESKTAHTLNDLIEIARDGKDFYTEAAGKVKDTELSSLFTRIAGVKADIVNSLSSTVLATGGKPAEHGTMVGSMQQFYGKVRATLGDTQYGYVAELEESEDRLLKAFKDTLTDNDTPPAARQEVTRLLPLVQETHEVMRARKHAMKH